GCACGATCCTCACAGATAACGGCAAAGAGTTCTCGGATCGTCTGTTTGGCAAGCACGAGAAGCAACCAAGCGGTGATCACGAGTTTGATTTACTGTGCAAGGAACTCGGTATAGAGCACCGACTCACACGGCCCAGAACGCCACGTACCAACGGAATGGTGGAGCGCTTCAACGGAAGGCTCAGCCAAGTGCTGCGCACGCATCACTTCAACAGTGCAGAGGATCTAGAGAAGACGCTTCATCGCTTTGTGTGGCTGTACAACCAGCAGATTCCACAGAAAGCTCTGCGGCATGAAACGCCCGTTCAGGCCCTCAAGCGATGGCAGGCGTCACATCCAAAATTGTTTGAAAAGAACGTGCGCAATCATCCGGGACCTGACATCTAACGTTTGCAAAAATCGATATGTCAGAGCCAACAACATCGTTCAGCCAGGCGCCGCAGGAAGAACCTTCGACAGCGCCCAATCGTCGCACTTTGCGGAAAGTCTCGCCCGGCGCTTTGTTGGCTTTGGGTGTCATAGCCGGTGGATCTTTATCATCCGTCTTTGCGGCAACGGCAAGGGACGACTTTATCGCTGTGCAAGAAGGTACTACGGTTGCTGGGGACGTAGGGACTAACGATGATTTCGTCGCTGGGCAAGCGACCTTTACCGCTGCCAATCCTTCTGATCTGGTATTTACAAATCCATCCCAAGGCACTTATTCCCTGTCCCAGAGTGCTAGCCCTTCTCCCTTGCCCTATGGATTCAATCAGTACTCCTATGGGTACACCTTGTCGGAGGGGAGCTCAAGCACCCCCGCCAGCCTCGCTGTTTATGTCAACAGCAACACGAACACCGTCTTTCCCAAGGCGGATTCCTACTCGATTCCGGCGAATCAGCCGTTTGTGTTCAAACCCTATGCCAACGATGACGTCAGTAAAACAACTGCACCGATCACCGCATTGAACTTGCGGTCCACGGCAAACGGAAAGTTGATTGACCTGAGCTCTGGGAGTTTCGATCCCAACGCGAGCTTTCTCTACATTCCTGATGTGGGATTTTCGGGGTTCGACAATTCGGTTTACGTTGTAATGGAGCCGAATTCAAACACTTTCATGGGCTACGCGAGCGCTGCGGCAGTGATTTCTTTCCAGGTCAACGCAGCACCTGTTCCACCAGCCCCACCGGCACCGCCGTCGGCCCCGGCTCCCGCTCCGGGCACTGGCCCGTTGGCAACCAATGACTCCTACGGCATCTATCCCGGATCGTACGTTTACCAAGACGTGACTGTGAACGATAACTGGGGCGACACCGCGTCTGATCCGAGTATGTACGCAGTGGTTACTGTCGTCACACCACCCGCGAATGCGGAAAACTTCCTGTTCGACATTGGCGGGCCGCAAGCGCCCGGGCAGTTCTATTACACGGCCAAGGCTAGCAGCTTTGGTCAGCCAGACTCGTTCACGTATTCGCTTACCAAGTATTGGACCGACAGTAACAACAATCCCATGAGTTCGAGTTCAACCGCTACCGTGACAATCACCCCCGTGACACGCTTGGTGGCCGACACGGTAAACGCTGATGCAGGCGTGCCGCTCAATGCCTCGGTAACCGGAAATGACGACCCGAACCAAATGGCAAGCGGGACATTCCGTGAAGTGGATGCACCGGCACACGGATCACTGACGTTCAACTCTGACGGCACTTACACCTACACGCCCGATGCCACCTATGCAGGCCCGGATCTATTTACGTACAACCTGGAAGAAAAAGACAGCCAGGGTAACGTGCTGGGAACGCATCAAAAGGTCGCGGTCAATATTACGGTAACGGCGGCACCACCACCACCACCACCACCACCTGCGCCATCGCCATCACCATCACCATCACCATCGCCATCACCATCGCCGTCACCCGCTCCATCACCTGTACCGGGTGAAGTGCAAGCGGTGCCGGCAATGAACGGCGCAGGATTGGCTGGCCTGTCCACGTTGTTGGCTGGCGTGGCCGCGTTGGCCCAGCGTCGCCGACGTCGAGGCACGAATCAACAAGACCGATAAGCGGTGCGAACAAGGCCTTGAACCACGGTTTAAGGCTTTGATTTAGCCTGTCAGCACTGCAGGGCTGCGGCACGACCCTTCGCAGAGTCCATAGCGAGGATCCGGCCCAAGGGACACACGCCACCCAAAAGCGAACGCACGGGGTGGATGCCCCACGCCATTTGGTCTACCGAAGACATAAGATGTGTCCCCGCGACATTGTTGCCGTTGTAGTTCACATGCATTCACTGACTCAGCCGCAGCCTTTGTTCCGACGAAATGAGTAACGGCGTCCCAACGGTTCGATCCGAAAAATGGCTTCTTGCTTGTTTGAATCCCGTATATCGTCATCTGCCCAACGCAGAATCTGCTGACCAACGGCCTCTACCTGAGGCATCACCGATGCGCAACAACTGCTCAGTTGCATGTGAATCACATGTACTCAGCTTTGGTGGACAAAAGCACATGCACGTATCCCCCATTTGTAGTCGCTTTCGGGTGCATGCTGCAGTTCTCGCGTGGTTCGCCTGAGCCTGTACGGCACAATAGGTTGGGCAGGAGAGTGATTTTCCGGTTCGACGGGGCGATAGAGTGACTGCAATCATTGCCGCGCACAGATTTTGACAACGGCTGCCAACTGCAAAATTTGATGAATTTTAATCAACTGAAACGCCATCGATGACTGCCACCATATTGATGACTTATCGGGAGTTGAATCCTGAGCGCCGCAACAACCTTATGACCACTATGCGATGGTTGGCGCAGGAAGCCCCTCAGGTCCCATTGTTGATTGTGGAACAGGATACTCAGCCGCGTTTGTTCGGTGAGTTGCCTCATCCCAATTTTCAGAGCATTTTTGCATTCAACCCGCATGGATTCAACCGCTCATGGGGCTTCAACGTAGGCACGCGTATGACCCAATCAAAGGTCATGGTATTCACAGATGCGGATCTGATCGTGCGGGGTCAGTTGCGCCCGATGATCGATGCGTGCGAGCACCAATATCCGGTCGTCAAACCCTATGAAAGTGTGCGCGATCTCAGCGAAACAGAAAGCGAGACTTTGCACCAGGGTCATTGGGATCACGTACCTGCTCCCCGCCCTGAAGCGCTGCGTGAAAAATTGATGATACCCGGCGGAATGTTTGCCATACGGCGCGACGCATTTTTTCATATCGGTGGCTGGGACGAGCGCTTTGTGGGCTGGGGCGGCGAAGACAATGCATTGGCTATCAAATTGGAGCGGGCACGCATTCAAGCGAGCGTGATACCGGGAATGGCCTTGCATCTATGGCACGCGCGTGCGGATGCTCAAATGGATCAACAGCTCTACCAGAACAATTTGGCGCTGCTCGACAGTCTGATCCAATGCAGTGAAGCTCGTATGGCGCGAATGGTCGAAGTACAGCGCCAAATTATGGGCTACCAAGAAAAATATCGCCCTACCAATTTCGCAAAATGACCATCCAGCGCCGCCCCAAACCCATTGCGGGATTCACCGCCGTGTCTGAGTCGTTCCCCCTCACCGCATTGCCTGCACTTCGGACACCTAGTACGCATTTGATGATAGGAACACCAGCTTACGGCGGTATGGTGCACCTTGACTATCTCAATTCACTACTGGCCTATCAGCAAGCAGGCATTAGCTACACGTTGGCAGGAATTGGCAACGAAAGCCTCATCACTCGGGCCAGAAATACCCTGCTTTCGATGTTCTGGGCGAATGATGCGTACTCGCACCTGCTTTTTCTGGATGCCGATGTGAGCTTGCCGCCCGAAGCGCTCAAACACATGCTGGCTCAAGAGCGTGATGTGATTGGCGCACCAGTAGCACTGAAAGGGCGCAACGCACAGGGCGCGCGAATTTTCAACATTGGGCGCTGTTTGGGTGAAGCGGGTGAGCAAATTCTGGTGGAACACATCGGTACTGCCGCTTTGCTGCTAAGTCGCAAAGCCGTTGGTGCCTTGGTGAAGCAAGCCATCCAACAAGGTAGGGTGTACAAAAACTCCCGTGAAACGCTGCGCGGTGATTACGCTGCAGATACGCCGATGTACGACGTGTTCCAGGTCGGGGTGGTAGATGACGGATATATGTCGGAAGACTTCTGGGTCTGTCGCCAGTTACGTGCACTGGGTTTCAATATTCATGTGCAAATCGACGTCGTCACGCAGCATCAGGGAGTGATGCCAGCATGACCGTGTCGCAGACTTTGCGCGTCATCAGTTTTTTGGATTCGCGCGCCCCCTCGGCGCAAACGGATCTTTCCTGGCTCGCAATACGACAAATACGCGCATTGGTGAACGCTGGAATCTCTGTGCAATGGCACATTCTGGAAACACCGGCTACTGGGCTTAGTGTCATGCAGACTCAGCCTTTGGTGGCACTTAACGCGGCCGCCATTGAGTACATGGCGCAGCACGATGTACGGCTAGCCGATTTGCCAGCATTGGTGAAACGAACCGTTGTGCAAGGCGACGCGGATATCCTGCTGGCCATAACCTCACCTGAATGGTGGGCTCCATTGCTGGGGAACGCCAAACGGCGCATCGCTTATCTGGAGCGCAACCTGCACTGGCCTCAACACATGCTGTTGCGTCTATGCGCAATGTGCGACGAAGTTTGGCTGCCCGATGCGCAATGGGGAGACACTATTCTCGCAAGCAATGTTGGATTGGAGTTGGCAGTGATACCGCCGATCCGTATGCATCGCATGAGTGGCAATATTGCACAGGATCGCTTGCAGGCCTTTCAAACGTCGCTTGAGATACCGGTAGATAGTCTCGTGTTTCTTTGCGTGCTCGATAACCATGGCATGCAAGCCTGCAGTCATCTGCTGGCGGCGTGGGGCAAGGCTTTTGGTGAGCGCCCGGATGTCAATGTATCGCTGATATTGCATTGCCCACCGCACTTTGTCGATCATACAGTTCATGGCGGATCAGTGCATGCGGCCGACTGGGTCGATACGAAGATGGAATCATCGAAACATTCTGGCATTGTGCTGCTGGATCAAAACCTCAACGCTGAAGGCGCAGAACTGCTGCGCGCTTGCTCGCATATACAGATCGTGACGACCGCAGGCGATGGGCTGGGCCTGCGGGTCATGGATGCGGTTGAAGCAGGTAATGCCGTCGTCGGTCCAGCCACGCAAGGCCTTGAAGGCTTGCTCGGGCCTGATTGGCAGGGTTTCTCGGTGGAGGGTAAATCGCCGACTGATGCCTTGGCACAGGCATTGTGCGATGCCTACGAACATACGTTTGATGAAGGTCCACGTCGCACGGTGATTCAGTGGTACGCGGCAAACCACCTGTCTGAAGCAGCCTTTGTGCAACGCGTATTGCAGCGTTTGCCAACACTGCAGGTTCATGCATGAAGACCTCGAAACGATTCCATTTCATCTGCGGATTGAGTCCGCAGACTGAGCCCTTTCATCTCGTTCACTATCTATGCTTGGCATCTTGCTTGGCCGTGAATCAACCGGACGAGCTGAACGTGCACGTGCGTAACGAACCTTATGGACCTTTGTGGGACAGGATCAAAGGACGCGTAACGCTGCGCCATATCGACGAAGAAAGTACAAAGGGATTTACTCTAGCGTACTACGCTGAGCATGCAGAAGGTCGTTTGATAGCGAAACACGCCAACAACTATGCGCACGAGGCTGATTTCATTCGACTCGCTGTACTGGCGCGCGAGGGCGGCGTCTATGTGGACATTGACACCCTATTCGTCGAGCCCTATCCCGGCAGCTTGTATACCGAGTCCTGCGTACTGTGCGAAGAAGGTGCCTCGCTCTCGGGGGAGGGTGTACTGAGCCCTGTTTTGTGCAACGCAGTGATTTTTGCGCAACCGGGAAGCTCCTTTATCGAGCAGTGGGCTAGAGAAGCCAAGGTCGTTTTCGACGGCACTTGGAGCAAACATTCTTGTCAGCTCGCAACAAAACTCTGGAATCAGCTTCCTGGGCAGTTGCGCATTGCGCCGCGTCAGTGGTTCTATCACTTTGGTTACGACCGCAACGGCATTCGCTCGTTGTTTGAGCATGCCGCTCCTGTCCCTGAGCAACTGATGAGCATTCACTTATGGGCAAGTCTTTGGTGGTCAAAAGAGCGGACAGAACTCACGCGATTTCATGCCGGGCTCCTGGATGAAAATTACGTGTGTCGCAGCCCAAGCACCTACGCAGTGCTTGCTCGGCAGTTTTTGTGAAGTGCGGCGTGAGTCACCACATTAGCGTCCCAGTAAAGGCATTTATTCAAACCGGGCCATGACAACAAGGGTATGCATACGCATGTTGGTATGCAGAAACTTTAGAATGATATGCATCGTCAGCACATGAAAATACCATGCCCACCATTGCGGCCAAAGTCCAGTCCTTGATTTCCGAGCAGATCATCAGCGGCCAATTCAAGCCCGGCACCCGGCTGGATGAGCGCGAGTTGGCGCAGCAGTTCAACGTCTCGCGCACGCCCGTGCGGGAAGCGCTGCGCCAATTGGCGGCGCGCGGGCTCACGCAACTGCTGCCGATGCGCGGCGTGGTGGTCTCGGAGATCAGCGTCAAAGACCTCACCGAAATCCTGCACGCCAACTGCGAGCTCGAAGCCATGTGCGCGCGCTTGGCGGCCGAGTCCATGACCACCATGGAGAAGTCCGAGCTGCAGTACATCCACGAGCGCACCAACGAATACGTGGCCGAGGGCAATCTCGACAAGTACCTCGACGCCAACCGCGAGTTGCACCAGCTCATCCAGGAGGGCGCGCACAACTCCGTCATCTCCAAGATGGTGGGTGAAATTCGCGACCGCCTGAGCCCGTATCGCCAATTCCATCCGGCCGAGACCGATCGCCTCGCCGTCTCGCGCGATGCGCACAAGGAAATCGTCGAAGCCATCATGCAAGGCAACGGCGAAGCCGCCTATCTGGCCATGCGCGCGCACAACGCGCATCTGGGCAATGCGGCATTGCGGGCACTGCGCCAGTCCAAAGAAGCAGAAGATGCCGCGCCTGCGCAGGAGATAGAACCGGCCCGCAAGCGCGCTGCCGTCAAGACGGCAAAGTCCGCCGCGACCACCAAAGCTGCAAAGCCTGCCAAGCCCGAAAAAGCCGTAGCGGCGACACGCACACGTCGAGTTTCGTGACGCATGGATTTTTTGTTTGTATTTTGGTATACCAAAATACGCAACTGATTTAGAATTTTCGGCGGCCTGTCGGCAAGGGCTGCCGCAGGTGTCGATGAAGCACGCGCGTCCTTGCGACAGAACCAGCTGTCTCTCCACGCAATACGACAAGGATGACCACCATGGTGCTCGACACTGCCGGCGCTGACGCGCTGTTTCTCAACGCCCGCTCTCAGAACGGTTTTCTTGCCGACCGCCCTGTCGAGGAGGCCACGCTGCGCCGCCTCTATGAGCTCATGAAAATGGGGCCCACCAGTGCCAACTGCAGTCCTCTGCGTGTGGTGTTTCTCACCACCGCCGAGGCCCGCGCGAGGCTGGTGCCTGCACTCAGTCCGGGCAATGTGGCCAAGACCGCGTCTGCGCCCGTCACCGCGCTGCTGGCGTGGGACACGCGCTTTTTCGAGCAGGCCACGCGCCTGTTCCCGCACAACCCGCAGCTCTACGATGGGTTTGCGAACAATGCCGAGCACGCCCATGCCACGGCGTTTCGCAATGCCACCTTGCAGGCGGGCTATTTTCTGCTTGCCGCGCGGGCCGTGGGTCTGGATTGCGGGCCGATGTCGGGGTTCAACGAAGCGTTGGTCAATTCCACCTTCTTTCCCGACGGACAATACCGCATCAATTTCTTGTGCAATCTCGGTTATGGAGACCCCGAGAAGCTGTTCGGCAGATTGCCGCGTCTGGCCTTCGAGGAGGCTTGCGAACTGCTCTGAGAGCGTGCCTCGGCTTCGCATGCGGAGCCGACTTTGTTCTAGAGTTTGAGCACTAATGGTGATATCTATTGATATTTTGTATTTTCTTATGTATTCTTGGTATACCAAACAAGAAATCAAGGAAGACAATGTATCGAACACTCGCCACAGTGGCTGCTGCAACCCTCGCACTGTGCGCCGCAAGCTCCGCTCTCGCACAGGGCAACTGGCCCAGCAAGCCCATCACCATCGTCGTGCCCTTCGGCGCGGGCGGCAACACCGATGTGATGGCGCGCATGGCAGCCGCCCATCTTGGCAAGGCGCTGGGCACCTCGGTGGTGGTGGACAACAAGCCCGGTGCGTCGGGCCTGATCGCCGCGCGTCAGGTGCTGGGTGCACCGGCTGACGGCCACACGCTGTTCATGGCGACGGCCACGCAGATCGTCACCGCGCCATTCGTGAACGCGAGCTTCAATTTCGATGCGCTCAAGGAATTCGCGCCGGTGGTCAACATTGGCGCCAACTCCTTTGTGCTGACCACGCGCTCCTCGTTGCCAGCCAAGAATGTGGGCGAGCTGATCACGTTGGCCAAGCAGACTCCCGGCAAGATCACTTATGGCAGCGGCGGCACAGGTGCGCTCACGCAGTTGTCGGCCTATCTTTTTGCCAAGCGGGCAGGCGTGGAGATGACCCACGTGCCCTACAAGGGCGGCGCGGCCGTGATGACCGATCTGATCGGCGGCCAGATCGATATGTATTCCGCCAGTCCGTCGGAAGTCATTCCGCAGATGAACAGCGGAAAGATTCGCCTGCTCGCCATCTCCAGCCCCACGCGCCTGAAGGAGTTGCCGAACGTGCCCACCATTGCCGAGACCTTTCCCGGCTATGAAGTGAGCACCTGGAACGGTCTGGTGGCCAAGGCCGGCACACCGCCCGAAGTGCTCGACCGCATCGCAAGCGAGGTCGCGAAGATGAAGGACGATCCGGCCATCGTCAAGAAACTCGAAGACATGGGCGTGGTGCCGATGTTCGTGACCCGTGCCGCCTTTGGCGCGCAGATCCAGCGCGAAGTGGACATGTGGGGCAAGGCCCTCAAGAACTCCGGCATCCAGGCCGATTGAAGCATCAAAGAGCAAGTGAAGGTGCGCAGCGACTGCTGTGCAGCATATTGAAAGCAAGGAACGAGACATGCAATGGTTTGGAATCGCCGCCTACGCGGCAAGCAATGGTGGTGAACGCGTGGGACTGGTGGTGGACGAGAAGGTCTACGACGCACAGGACGCTTTGAAGGCTTCGGGCCTGCAGTTGCCCGCCGATCTGGGCACGTTGCTCGCCCACTGGGAAAGCTCTGGCGCAATCGTCAAAGCGCTTGAAGACGCGGGCGCGGCCATCCGCAGCGGAAAGCTGGAGTTGCCCGTGCAGCGCGGCGCAATCGGCGTGCCCTACTCGCCCACGCGCATCTTCGCCACGGCATCGAACTACTACGAACACGCGGCTGAGATGGGCACCAAGCTGGCTGCACGCAGCGAGAGTACGCCCTACATTTTCATCAAGGCCGACAGCAGCATCACGGCAACCAAGACCGCCGTGGTGATGCCATCGAACACCATGAAGCTCGACTGGGAAGTGGAACTGGCCGTCATCATCGGCAAGGGCGGTCGCAACATCAGCGCTGCGAATGCATACGAGCACATCGCGGGCTACACCGTGATCAACGACGTGAGCGCGCGCGACCTCACACGCCGTTCGGACTATCCGTTCTCGCACGACTGGTTCCGCGGCAAGAGTTTTGACACCTTCGCGCCCATCGGCCCCTGGTTCGTGCCGCGCGACTGTCTGGGCGATCCGATGAAGCTACGCATGCAGCTCACGGTGAATGGCGAATCCATGCAGGACGCGCTGACAGAAGGCATGATTTTCAACATCGCCGAGCAGATCGAATACCTCTCCAGCATCCTCACGCTGCGCCCCGGCGACATGATCGCAACCGGCACGCCGACGGGGGTGGGCATGGGCAAGGGCATCTTCCTGAAGCCGGGCGACGTGATGGTCGCATCGGTCGAAGACATCGGCTCCATCGAAAACCACATCGTGGCCGCTGCACAATAACGGATCAGGAGCGAGCGCATCCATGCGCTCGCCAGGAGACAAGACGATGACGCAGACAGAAAAAAGCAAGCTCAGGCCGCGCCGACTCGGGCACATGGTGCTCATGGTGCGCGACATCCAGAAGTCGGCCAAGTTCTACACCGAGGTGCTGGGACTGGAAGTGTCGGACTGGATCGGTGAGAACATGGTGTTCCTGCGCGCAGGCACCGATCACCACGATCTCGCGCTCGCGCAATTGCCCGACCAGAACTCGCCCGACTACAACGACCTGCCGCGCTATTCGCGCCCTGGGCTCGAGCATTTCTCGTACCTGATCGACAGCGAGGAAGAGATGGAGCGCTCCGTGAAAGTGCTGCAGGAGCACGGCGTCGAGATCGTGCGCGGCATCGGTCGCCACGGCCCCGGCAACAACCTGTTCCTCGTCTTCAAGGACCCGGACGGCAACAACGTCGAGGTGTATTGCGACATGACCCAGATCCCGCAGGACGGCAAGCATCAGGCCGAAGTGTGGGAGCGCAATCTGGAGAGCTTCGACCAGTACCGGCTCGAGCGCTTCGTCGTGCCGCCGCCGGCACATCTGGTGGCGTCCAAGACGCAGAAGTAAAGCCTCTCAAAAATCAATGCGAGCGGAAGTTTCGGGGGACGTCATGTCCCCCGCTTTTGTTTGAGCGGGCAAGCCGTCGTCGAGGCAAAGCGTGCCTTCGGTACAGCATAGACATTCATCACAAAGCCACTACCTTACCCCTCGTCCACCCCCGCCGCATGTCGCAACACGCCCGGCGGCAGTTGCGCCATTTTCATGGTGAGCTTGCGCAGCGCCGTGGCGTTGGCATAGCCGACACGCTGGGCAACGGCTTCCAGCGGCAAATCGCCCTGTGCCAGCAAGCGCTGGGCGTGGCGCATGCGCACCGTGTTGACGAGTTGCAGCGGTGCAAGCCCCGTGCTGGCGGCGATGCGGCGTGACAGGGTGCGCGCCGTCATGCCCAGCGCATCGGCCGCGTCAGCAATGGTGGGGATGTGGGGCAGGCGCGCTTCGATCAGGGCTTCAAAGCGCATGGCCGTGTCGTCGCCCGCGCCGCGCATATGTTCCCACACGCGGTAGCGCGCCTGACTGCTGCGGCTGTCCACCAGCAGGTATTGCATGACGCGTTGTGCCACGGCTTCGCCCTCTTGGCCGCCGATGGAGGCTTGCACCAGGTGCAGCATCAAATCGGCCTGGGCCATGGCGGCACCAGCGCTGGTGATGCGGCCATCTTCCACCAGCATGCGGTTTTCATCCAACTGGGCCTTGGGAAACTGACGGCGCACAAAATCGCCCAGACGCCAGTGCGTGGTGGCGCGCCGCCCATCCAGCAAACCCGCCATGCCCAGCAGCAGCACACCCGAGCAGGAAGCGGCCACACGTCCTCCCGCTGCGTAGTGCCGCGCAGCCAACTGAGCGTAGGCCGTGGCGTCGGGTGCAGCCATGCGCGCCTGCAAGCGCTCTTGCGCATAACGTTCGTTGATGTTGCCCTGTCCGGCCGCGCTGTAACCGGGGACATCCCCATCCAGCCCAATGCCGGGGATGACCAGCACCGATTGCGGCGACAGGCGCAAGCCCGCCAGCGGCGTTGCGGACATCGACATGCCGCTGGACAAAGCCACCTGCGACGCGAAGCTGGCGACCTGCCAATCCACGCTGCCAGTCGGCGCGCCGCAACGCCTGGCAAAGCTCAGAATGTCGAGGCTGGCACCTACGCTACCGGCCAGAACACCTTCTGGCACCAGGATAGTAAAACTGGTCATTGCTAGTCTAATTTGGATGTTTATTGCACATTTCAGACAAGCACTCTAGCATGGCCCACAAAACAATCCTTTCGAGACAGGCCATGACTGCAGAGACACCAACACGAGCACCAACACCCGCTCCCAGCCCTGCGACGGCGCAGACAACGGCCAGCACAATCCGCCATCCGTTCGCCATCGCGCTCGCCTTGTCGCTGGGTGCCGCCGTGGCGCTGGGGATTTCGCGTTTTTCGTATGGCTTGCTGCTGCCGCCCATGCGCGATGACCTCGGTTGGTCGTATCTGCTGGCGGGCAGCATGAACACCGCCAACGCCCTGGGCTACTTTGGCGGCGCGCTGCTCACGCCGTGGCTGATGCGGCGTTTTGGCGCTTGGCGTCTGCTGATGGTGGGTTCTGTTTTGGCAGGTGCCTTCATGCTGGCGTCAGGTGCCATCACCGATACGGGAGCGTTGATGGTGCAGCGCGTGCTTGCGGGTGCGGCGAGTGCCTTGGTCTTCATAGCAGGTGGCGTGCTTGCAGCGCGCCTGGGCAGCATGTTTGCCACGAATGCGGGCTTTTTGATTGGCCTGTACTACGGCGGCACGGGTATTGGCATTGCGCTGTCGGCCTTGCTGGTACCCGCCAGTTTGGGCGCTGCACATGCGCAAGGCGTGGCGCACAGTTGGCAATGGCCATGGCTGGCCTTGGGGTTGGCCTGCTTTGTGGCGGCTGCTGCCATGGCGTGGCCCGCGCGGCAGATTGGCGAGCCCACCCGTGCGCAGGCAGGCAGCAGCCAGTTTGCGCTGCGTGATTTTGGCTTTGGTCTGGGCGGCTATTTCATGTTTGGCGCGGGCTATATCGGCTACATGACCTTTGTCGTCGCCTTGCTCAAGCAGCAAGGCATGTCGCCCACACGCATCACCGTGTTCTACGCGCTGCTGGGCGTAGCTGTTCTGGTCAGCTCGCGCATCTGGGCACGCATGCTCGACTACTTCAAGGGCGGGCAGTCGCTCGCCATCCTGAACCTGGTGCTGGCCGTGGTCACCATCTTGCCCGCGCTCACGGCATGGGTGCCGGTGGTGTTTGTGTCAGGCATGGTGTTTGGCGCGGTGTTTTTGTCGGTCGTGGCATCGACCACGACGCTGGTGCGCCACAACCTCCCACCAAGCGCATGGCCTGCGGGCATCAGCGCTTTCACCACCGTGTTTGCGCTCGGCCAGATCATCGGCCCGACGCTGGTCGGTTGGGTCGCCGACGGCGAGGGCGGACTCGAGCGCGGACTGGTGGTATCGGCGGCTTGCTTGCTGCTGGGGGCGGTGTTGGGGTGGCAGCAGAAGGCCTTGAATGTTTGATGGCAACGACTGCTTGCGGTCATCAAACAGAGGGGGTTTCTTGAGATTGGCGAAATCGAACTTTTCGATCAAGATAAGCGCAATCCATCTCTATGGATTTGGGAAGCGAACTCATCTACTGTCTGCGGTCGACGCGCAGAATTACCGGCTGCGTCCAAGCCGATGAGTTCATGTCCATCCATTTGCGACCTCAGGAAATCCCCGATGCCCTATCCGCCAGTTTTAGATGCAAGCCTCGTTGGGTCATATCCAGCTGCTGCCAAGGCAGGGGGCGGCTACGTGTGGGATGCTGTACTCGAATACCG
The window above is part of the Diaphorobacter sp. HDW4B genome. Proteins encoded here:
- a CDS encoding Ig-like domain-containing protein, yielding MSEPTTSFSQAPQEEPSTAPNRRTLRKVSPGALLALGVIAGGSLSSVFAATARDDFIAVQEGTTVAGDVGTNDDFVAGQATFTAANPSDLVFTNPSQGTYSLSQSASPSPLPYGFNQYSYGYTLSEGSSSTPASLAVYVNSNTNTVFPKADSYSIPANQPFVFKPYANDDVSKTTAPITALNLRSTANGKLIDLSSGSFDPNASFLYIPDVGFSGFDNSVYVVMEPNSNTFMGYASAAAVISFQVNAAPVPPAPPAPPSAPAPAPGTGPLATNDSYGIYPGSYVYQDVTVNDNWGDTASDPSMYAVVTVVTPPANAENFLFDIGGPQAPGQFYYTAKASSFGQPDSFTYSLTKYWTDSNNNPMSSSSTATVTITPVTRLVADTVNADAGVPLNASVTGNDDPNQMASGTFREVDAPAHGSLTFNSDGTYTYTPDATYAGPDLFTYNLEEKDSQGNVLGTHQKVAVNITVTAAPPPPPPPPAPSPSPSPSPSPSPSPSPAPSPVPGEVQAVPAMNGAGLAGLSTLLAGVAALAQRRRRRGTNQQDR
- a CDS encoding galactosyltransferase-related protein encodes the protein MTATILMTYRELNPERRNNLMTTMRWLAQEAPQVPLLIVEQDTQPRLFGELPHPNFQSIFAFNPHGFNRSWGFNVGTRMTQSKVMVFTDADLIVRGQLRPMIDACEHQYPVVKPYESVRDLSETESETLHQGHWDHVPAPRPEALREKLMIPGGMFAIRRDAFFHIGGWDERFVGWGGEDNALAIKLERARIQASVIPGMALHLWHARADAQMDQQLYQNNLALLDSLIQCSEARMARMVEVQRQIMGYQEKYRPTNFAK
- a CDS encoding glycosyltransferase family 4 protein; amino-acid sequence: MTVSQTLRVISFLDSRAPSAQTDLSWLAIRQIRALVNAGISVQWHILETPATGLSVMQTQPLVALNAAAIEYMAQHDVRLADLPALVKRTVVQGDADILLAITSPEWWAPLLGNAKRRIAYLERNLHWPQHMLLRLCAMCDEVWLPDAQWGDTILASNVGLELAVIPPIRMHRMSGNIAQDRLQAFQTSLEIPVDSLVFLCVLDNHGMQACSHLLAAWGKAFGERPDVNVSLILHCPPHFVDHTVHGGSVHAADWVDTKMESSKHSGIVLLDQNLNAEGAELLRACSHIQIVTTAGDGLGLRVMDAVEAGNAVVGPATQGLEGLLGPDWQGFSVEGKSPTDALAQALCDAYEHTFDEGPRRTVIQWYAANHLSEAAFVQRVLQRLPTLQVHA
- a CDS encoding glycosyltransferase; the encoded protein is MKTSKRFHFICGLSPQTEPFHLVHYLCLASCLAVNQPDELNVHVRNEPYGPLWDRIKGRVTLRHIDEESTKGFTLAYYAEHAEGRLIAKHANNYAHEADFIRLAVLAREGGVYVDIDTLFVEPYPGSLYTESCVLCEEGASLSGEGVLSPVLCNAVIFAQPGSSFIEQWAREAKVVFDGTWSKHSCQLATKLWNQLPGQLRIAPRQWFYHFGYDRNGIRSLFEHAAPVPEQLMSIHLWASLWWSKERTELTRFHAGLLDENYVCRSPSTYAVLARQFL
- a CDS encoding GntR family transcriptional regulator, translated to MPTIAAKVQSLISEQIISGQFKPGTRLDERELAQQFNVSRTPVREALRQLAARGLTQLLPMRGVVVSEISVKDLTEILHANCELEAMCARLAAESMTTMEKSELQYIHERTNEYVAEGNLDKYLDANRELHQLIQEGAHNSVISKMVGEIRDRLSPYRQFHPAETDRLAVSRDAHKEIVEAIMQGNGEAAYLAMRAHNAHLGNAALRALRQSKEAEDAAPAQEIEPARKRAAVKTAKSAATTKAAKPAKPEKAVAATRTRRVS
- a CDS encoding malonic semialdehyde reductase; this encodes MVLDTAGADALFLNARSQNGFLADRPVEEATLRRLYELMKMGPTSANCSPLRVVFLTTAEARARLVPALSPGNVAKTASAPVTALLAWDTRFFEQATRLFPHNPQLYDGFANNAEHAHATAFRNATLQAGYFLLAARAVGLDCGPMSGFNEALVNSTFFPDGQYRINFLCNLGYGDPEKLFGRLPRLAFEEACELL
- a CDS encoding tripartite tricarboxylate transporter substrate binding protein is translated as MYRTLATVAAATLALCAASSALAQGNWPSKPITIVVPFGAGGNTDVMARMAAAHLGKALGTSVVVDNKPGASGLIAARQVLGAPADGHTLFMATATQIVTAPFVNASFNFDALKEFAPVVNIGANSFVLTTRSSLPAKNVGELITLAKQTPGKITYGSGGTGALTQLSAYLFAKRAGVEMTHVPYKGGAAVMTDLIGGQIDMYSASPSEVIPQMNSGKIRLLAISSPTRLKELPNVPTIAETFPGYEVSTWNGLVAKAGTPPEVLDRIASEVAKMKDDPAIVKKLEDMGVVPMFVTRAAFGAQIQREVDMWGKALKNSGIQAD